The segment NNNNNNNNNNNNNNNNNNNNNNNNNNNNNNNNNNNNNNNNNNNNNNNNNNNNNNNNNNNNNNNNNNNNNNNNNNNNNNNNNNNNNNNNNNNNNNNNNNNNNNNNNNNNNNNNNNNNNNNNNNNNNNNNNNNNNNNNNNNNNNNNNNNNNNNNNNNNNNNNNNNNNNNNNNNNNNNNNNNNNNNNNNNNNNNNNNNNNNNNNNNNNNNNNNNNNNNNNNNNNNNNNNNNNNNNNNNNNNNNNNNNNNNNNNNNNNNNNTATGTATTCCTTCTGGAACAAGGTAAAGACTTCTGGTGTATACACATCCAATGCATGTTGCAACATTTCTACAGGAGCTGATAATACCGGCGAGGTATGCATCATACTGAAGTCAGCAGCTAACTCTTTAAATCGTCGATCATCCAACACTCTCTCATAGTGTTTAAAGAAGCGCAACATGTTATAACCGCTCTTCaagtaatttttcaaaatattattcataCTTTCACTACGTTGTGTGCTCATCATATCGGCTGTAAAAGTTTGACGACCATATATCCTTGCCCATTTTTCTCTCAACTCAAACAAATCATTCAGCCATTTATTATCTGTTAATCCATGCTTCTCGAGCATTTTACTCCATGCCGATAACCACTCTACTTCATTCTCATGGTCATATACACATTTTCCAAAGTCTGTGGCAAAATGGTTTGGTCCATGAAATACACAACTCAACCTCTTTATAGCATTTTGGTAATTATGCCAAACACATAACCTATGTTTTGTTTCAGGGAAGACTTTTCCTATTGCATTTGCCATTGCTGCACATTGGTCAGTAAGAATTGTTTGCGGCTGTTTTCCAGACATTGCTCCAAGAAAAGTCTGAAAAAGCCACTCAAAAGATTCGGTCGTTTCATCATATAAGAGAGCAGCACCAAACACAATAGTTTGCTTATGATGATTGACCCCGACAAATGGAGCAAACGGTCTATCATATTCGTTGGTCTTGTAAGTTGTATCAAAGCAAACGACATCTCCAAAAAGATTGTAATCACTAATTGACCGATCATCTGCccaaaaaatattagtgatcATATCGTCCTCATCAAGTTGCATTGAGTAAAAGAAAGATGAATcatcctctttctttttctgaaagTACTCCAAAACCGCTCCAGCATCTCCCTTTTCCATTGCTGCCATTCGCTTACGGTATATGTAATTGCGCATGTCTTTATCTATAAAACCCAGATTTGCTTGCCCCCCAACTTCTCTGCTCATCATTTCAATTGTTGCTTTTGCTGAAATTCCTGACATATCGGCATCATCGGCATGTTGTTTTTGAGAGATAGAGATTGCTCGGTTACTCTTCATCAAATGCTTCATAGGTGTCCTCACTAAATCATGGTTATGATTCGGCTCAAAAGTCATAATCTTATATCTTCCGTTACTCTGAAGGTAGCAAGACATGCGAGCTTTACAACCACACCTTGTGGTTGGTCGCGAATATGATTTCCTGACCTTAGGTTCCTGTCTAAGCCCCTCTTTTGAGCATACATAAACCATCCTTACtagctttttgttttttctcgaAGTCCGTTGTCTCCTTACGCCGAAACCATGATTGCCTCCGTACTTTCTATAAGCATTATATGCAGACTCATCATAACTAAAATCCATTCCACTACAGAGTTCATATTTATTCTGATTTTCATTGTTTGCCTCTAAAGCATCAGCATCTTCAGTCTGAATATAATCATCCTTGTTGCCTATTCCCGCTTCTTCATCGAAATCACTGACTGAAACATCGTCATCATTGAATGAGGCATCTTCCTCAGCTAAAAAATCATCCAAATTCTGATTTAACAAACTGATTTCACCTGAGATTTGAGTACTAAATTCATCCTGAGTAGCGGAAACAGTTTTTTGATCACTTGAATGTCTACTCTCCATTGCAACTATATAGCAAAGTACAAACACCAGTCAGAGATTATCTTAGATAACATAGAAGAATTAAAGTTTATTGAGATTCtaaataattgatgttttaaaacatatcaaTTTAATGCCAATCATCAAGTTTTATCATATATCACGACTTGGCCTTATTTCAATCATAAACCACATCAATTTAATGCCTTTCCACGACCATAATGTGTACAAGAGCAATGTATTCctaaaaaagtaagaaaatcaGTAGCTACAATTTAGTATATTAGTTCCAATTTGTCAACCTAGTATGTttagttcttttttctttcaaagCTTAATAGTTAAATAAGTTTGAATAATGCTTAACTccaattttattaacaaatatcACAAAATACAAACACACTGGCAGTAAGCTACAAAGCATCCGTGACCTCCtctattcctttttttttctattgccATGATCATACatagatttgattaaaaaagaTCTAACAACTCTAAGCTTAAAACTCTATGATCCTGAGATATATAACAACCAATAAGTATACTTGAGGTAAAATTATGTTGTTTTAGGGAATTGACCTAATCTAAAAACATGGATTCTTAAATTTGAATAAGGATAAAAGAGAATAACGCGACGTACCGTTCAAAACACAGATTGTGAACCTTTGTTTGAAAACTACAATCTGTGTTTTTTTAGGGACTGAGAACAAGCCTTTGAGATTGAAAAAGCAGCAGCCGGCGAGGTGTGTTTTGATGAACGTCGTTAAGTCGACgtcttcctttttttattaaagttattttccttttttttctttagttttaatatcttttttgaCTAATCCTACATGGCAATTTTATTGGTAATCAATAGTGAGGTGAATTTACAGAATTCACcgtaggggtgaacccaagtttTGTTCGTGACGAATATGTGGCTCCACCATCAGGGCTATTGTCCAAggtttattttattactaactAGGGTCGGATCCACCGTACGGACGGGTATGCAAAtgaacaaaacaatataaatatattttaaattttaataaattttcagtttattttaaattataattttcactatttttacaacaaattttactatttcttctcttttataaattatatatttgttactataataaaacaatttataaaaaatatgagtaAACTATATCTCTTAttccaaaataaatttcataaagaagcaaataaaaaaaacttttaaaagtgtAGTATGAGttaaatacactaaaatttctatgaatttttttttgtaacacctgtatgaaaaatattactatttactATATCATTTGTTAaactataaacataaaaaaatatattgcaatctaattatagttaaaatattgtCATGGATTAAAACTCAGTGTAAAAAGATAATTAAGATATCCTCAATAGATATGCACAacttatttaatttcttttattaaattttgttttgtttcacaatttctatcttttcaaaataccaAGCAGGTTATTACATTgttattaaaagtaaaattttatatactttctaacttaatcttttatttttatatttcgttaaCAATATCAAGCACTAATGTATCAGTTAGAGGATTTATGTGAATTTTGAGTCCAACATTAtgatccaaaaatattattttcttttttttttccggtaaaAACATTCTGCAATCTTGTATTAAtatcacaaattaaaaatataaattttattttttataagatcTATGTTTATTATTACTATGCGATCGAGAGTACATGATTTTCATGAAGAAGATTAGTGATATATTGTATTACatgttaatgaaatttaaaagaattgtcTAAAGGCCTAGCTTACCAAGCTTACTTGCGTCAGAAGGTAATGCGTATACTAACAATGTGTATGCACCGATGGTGATCACAAGAGTTATGGTGATCACCATAAAAATCATTGCCAATTTGCTAGTTATAATCATATGCAAGTTTCATACAGATGGAATTACTAAGTACTGTTAGCGCTAAACTTACATcgaaatcaaatttaaaagaaaattttgaagaataaaGTTCTGGAACTCACAAAAAAACTCCCAACTTAAGTTATTAGAtttatcttttcaaaatcacATAAGTTTTTTATATCACTACAACTTAAATATTGTAAAAcaggaaataattaaaaatgagaaaattcagaaaacaaaaacatatataagcaataactaagataattttttttaagaaagaaaatagttattaaatctctttagcatttttttttgaacaacaaatctctttagctcaaagttttatttgtcacgttcaaaataatacttttGTCTTTATGTGATAGAGCCTTTTACGACTCTATAAAAACAGTTCCACACACAACTctcttctctaaaaaaaaaaaaactaaactattgcatgctctctccctctctcttctctctctctctcgcaatCAAGAAGATCATGTCAGGCGTGTGGGTGTTCAAGAACGGAGTGATAAGGCTTGTGGAGAACCCTAACCAGTCAGGAGCCGACTCATACAGCCGAAGGAAGGTCATGGTCTATTTACCGACAGGAGAAGTGGTCTCATCTTATTCGATGCTCGAGCAGATCCTCCAGAGTATTAAATCAGGGCTATACTCTAATAGTCAATAGAAAATTAAAGACTCCTATGAACTACCTGTAATGTAGAAGCTTGTAACTAATGTTTAGAGATTTGAATCATGGATACGTAAGAGGAAAGAATCATGCAGCTATGATGCCATTATTTTATCCCTTAATCTCTTGGTAAGATTCTTAAGTTAACTATTCTGTGACCGTTTTATTTAGGTTGAAGCCTAGGCAGCAGCAACGTAAAGAGATACCTGATACATTGATCAGGTATGTGTCGCAGTCAATGTTGTTTGaacatttgtttgtttatttatgtcCAGACACAACTCAAGTTTTAATCTATAGAAGTGAAAAAGTGAATTTAAAAATGTGGAAGCTGATGCTTCTTGTGGCATTTATGTATGGTGTACCTTGTTCTGTTAGAATCTTTAGCGCAAAAGGAgtatgtgatgatgatgattattgATTGTCTGGTTTCCTTTGAAACTTTGTATAGGTAGCTGGGCGGTTGCATATTTACAAGGAAGTCTCTGCTTGgttgtatttttcttcttctatataacCCATATGATTACTGTTATTATGATTATTATACACCTTTacctattatataatttttgttttgtattttgatgaaattttgtgATTGGTACTTTCTGTAATTTCATTTGAATTAATGGGATTTTATAATCCTTTTATAATATACCTAGACTAATGAAATCCGTGTGTTGTGGTCTTTCTTGTTGTTCCCATGATTTATTCCtgctataactttttttttcaccaaATCCATATTATTGAGCTAATTATCAGAAAGACTCGCATAGTGTAATAGCAATCAATATACATCTCCTGTCTTATTCAGTAAAAAAGAAATCAAGACTAGTAAGCTAGTctagtttgaaaattttaatgagACCGAGGATATgacttcatttttattttgccaAACAACAGTAACTTAATATCTGACAGTATTCAAATTCTGAGTATGTTTTGTCTCAAATCTTTCATTTATCAGTAGACTACTCTACTTGGTACATTTTAAAGACATTTTCAGTTTATTAaatgacaacaaaaaaaaatgattaaaaatgattaatatttcAATATCAAGGGATCCAATTTTcaagtttcagaaaaaaatgaattatgttGTTAATGGAGATAATATTTACCGTAAACGGCTAATGATTGTGCAGTGAATCCTCGTAAGACAAAACATGTCTAATTAtcgatataatattttttagtttaaatcaGGAGAGTATAAATCCTACATGACTTAATCATTTCGATCATGTACTTGTATCTATTTTCATAGTTGTAACTCTTTGACAATACTAAATCCAACAATAGTTAGCCAATCCTATTTATGTCAAACTAGACAAAAATCACAAAGCTCTATTCAAagtcaaaccaaacaaaaatagcaaacaaacacacaaataaaGGGCCGGCCCGCAGGGCGGCCGGAAAGTTATAATAaaagtgattttataataatttatgaaataatttaaaattatgatagattaaaaaatattataaacgaaAAATTAATGAAAGACTTATGAgatcattataattattttttttgttttgaattataattacaGTAAATTTCACTATTCTCTGATAAATAAcattatacttttaatatttattttaattcaaatgttttgttttataatattcttaattaaacTAACTTATTTAANNNNNNNNNNNNNNNNNNNNNNNNNNNNNNNNNNNNNNNNNNNNNNNNNNNNNNNNNNNNNNNNNNNNNNNNNNNNNNNNNNNNNNNNNNNNNNNNNNNNNNNNNNNNNNNNNNNNNNNNNNNNNNAAggattatttatgttaagattagttatatttgagttaaaatgttttaatgaggGGGTTCATTGAATGATTTAATGTGATAGTCAATGAGGATGCATGAATCCAACCGACTTCCATAACGGTTCCAAAAATCAACCAAGGGTAGAAGAAGTGGAATCGAACAGCCAAATACGACGCCTTCCAACTGACTTTGATCGGAATTCAGCGTGGCCGGTGCAGCAAATCTTCATTGGCCGTAGGTTTAAACCGGAGTTGTTAAAACGCAGCAGATCTGTCTTTCGTTCGTCGACAttatttttggagaagaagcCGTCTCATGTGGGACCCCCTCATGTGTTACCCTAGAGCCCAGAAACCCGATTATGTTAAGCTCAGAACACTGatctgaaatatttattaacaaaaagagaaaagtcCATGAATAATTGTGAAGTGAAACGGTGAGTATCATCCAACCCGGGACACGTGTCGGCCTGTCAGACACCGACTTTATGACGTGGCGCAACAGGAGGGAGacgaacatatttttatatatatagatatagagaCAAGGATTCAGTATATAAACGCCTTCCTCTCCATCCACCTATTTGCACATCTCATATCTTtcaataattaagtaaaacacACGTCCTAATAAAGTTATAAAGATAAAATGGCGGGAAAAGTGTGTATGGTGATGGCACTTATCATGATAGGGTGTGTTTTACAAGCATGCAATGGAGCCAATGTTGATGAGAGCAAGCCAGCACGAGTTTCAAGACTCGTTTGCTTCACATCCTGTTCCATAGCCTGTGGCAAACAAAACAAGCCTTGTTACGACAAATGCTTGACCAAATGTGGTCTTCCACAACGACCTTCTACACCAACATCACCTTCTACCACCGCTTGATCTGATCtattttatttgtgatttgtgCCTTACTGCCAATGATGTCATCTatatgcttttgttttttttttgttcaaaaatatgCTTTTGTTTATTATGAAAGAAACattgagatttattttttaaacttttaccagacagatatatatatatctggtTTTTATCTTAACATAGACAACCTGGTTAgcttttttcaatttaaattttataaaatcaattcaaGAACGGGAAATTCCGACTACAAGTCGACTTgaacaaaatattatccaaaACTAAAATGTCCTACCTAGCTTCATTTGACTAACCATTCCGGCACGTTCTGCTATTCTGGATCCTCTAGTAAGCAAGTGGATATTAAGATTTCACAAACTGTACTTCCTAATTCACCTTGTTTCTTTGGATGTTGGAGCTTCCCGACTCGAATCTAGTTTAGCTTGTTTCAGCATAAAACGATCGATGGCttcttttttaaacaaaaccactaaataaacaaatttttattatattaagaCAACTTTCTTATAATGACACAGTTCTCTGTTATAATACATGTGATCACGATTCAGTTAAAATAAAACGTACAAAAAGCATAAAGTATAGCTTATTATTGAATATACTTATTATTGCAAAAAGCATAGCATTTActttattttgattcacacatTATTAAAAGACCGAATCAAATATGCTATAGCTAAATCAGGAAAACACTGACCGTTGTGAAGCTGTTAAGAGATAGGCCTCCATCTTTAGGGTCTAGGAGCATGAACTGCGCCTTAAGGAACACAAGCTCCTCATCAGGTATAGCTTTGGAGAGAGCCTATTCAAAGATTAACAAGTATGTGAGTGTGCCAAGAGAAAAGATCAATGCACTTAATACTAACATCATGAGGGTATACCTTAAGTGCTGATCTTCTGAATGGCGAGGCGCGAATATAATACCTAACCAGCTTGTAAACCGAGAAATCAAGAAGCAAACCAGGGTTTCCATCACGTAACCACAGATGAGCTGCAAACACAGATACATATAAGCAAAGGGAGGCCTACTTATAATGTTCTTGTTTCCATTTCAAGAAGAAGTAACCTAGAGCTTGAGCAGCTGTCATTCGTTTCCTATGATCCTTGTTCAGAAGCCTTTTCACAAAGTCTTTACCAGTAGGAGAAGGCCACGGCAAATCctcaaaattagggtttgctCTAAGCACACAACGGAATATTGCAGATTCAGTTCTTCCACAGAGTAGTATGTAACTTATATCACACAAATGCTCCACATATCTGCTTCAGTGCTGTAAGATCTATGGAGTACTTCAGGTGCAACATAGTACATTGAGTCGTCGATCTGCAAATACAAAAGATGACTAACTCATTAATCATTATAATGTCAAAGCTAAACTTAcattaaatcatataataattaattaccGTATCTAATGAAATCAGATAAGCCAAAGTCTATGACCTTGAGTACTGCATCCTCGTTTCTGCTGGTGAAGAGAAAGTTCTGGAAAACACATTTGTTTACTACATTTGATTGAAATCTAAGCAGCTTATAGAGGTTGTTTAGCACAAGAAGAGGGACAATTGATTGAAATGTAGACTGTGTACCTCTGGCTTTAGGTCACGGTGCACAACACCTTGGAGATGAAAAAATGCTGTTGCGGATAGAATCTGTACAAGAATACGTTTTGCATCTACTTCAGGGTATTTAACCACCTCTGCAGTAAACACAAGATTTTGATCTCATGTTGAAGAATACGAAAGAATTGACTGCTAAAGATGTACTTACCTGGCCAAGATTCTATCCAGCACAGCCTTCACACAACCTgaaagcataaaataaaaaaagaaagattgttGAATATTTGAAGTCGACTCATTTAATAAACCTCAATGTTCAAAAAACAGCTAGACGATTATAGAAAAAAGTTTGGACTGTTTTACAACATTGAAAATTGCCACTTAAAAAGAATGCAACTTTCATATTTATACTCAGTAAAGAGAGAGATTATGAGTGAAGTGTGTACTTACTCCATAACTACATAGACGTTATCATCATCCTCATATACATCATAGAACTTTACCATATACTTATGCCCTGGTAAAGCTTTCAGCAACTTCACTTTCCCCAAAAATATTCCTTAATTAACCAATTGTTTGTACGAAAAAAATTTACTcgaaaaatataactaaaacatAAGTCTTTGAATTTTTATCTCAATCAAATAGATTACTATTATTGTGTTCTGTTACGACAAGAAACTaatctcacctttttttttttttttgttacatctCACTTTTATAAGAATTccaaaaatcatcatcatctccctCATTTTCGTCGAATTGATCTCCACCGTCCGATCTGACGCCATTCTCAACATCCTCACCGTCCGATTCCTTAACTCCAGCTACTCCATCACCAGCTCGCTCATCAGACTTAGTCTGCTCCTCCTATACACACATTCGAAACGATAGCGTTTGATGTTTAGTTACttgtaaagaaaaattaatcaaaCAGATTTTGGCGGCAACTAAAAGAAGAGTCCAACGGAATATAGCCGAATGCTTACATTCTCAGGAACATCACTAGTTGTCTCTGCCTCTTCTCCaggctcttcttcttcctttgcaGCCGCAGCTTCTTGCTGAAGCTTCTTAAGCACAATATGATAACGAGTAAGATctacaagaaaaaacaaaacttgcTAAGTTCTTCCATGGCACAACCAAGAAACTaaataaagaaagagagagagagagagagacagaaagGATCTCTCACCTTTGCAGGGAGTTGATAATGCATCATCAATCTTCAATGGATTCTTGCGTTCTTCCAACTTGTATTTCAGTTTGATCTGGTGTAGCGTTCTTCTTTTAGGCAAGAACTGTTGTACCATCGATAGATTGATCCCAAACGCTTGAATTCCCTCGTAGAAGACCTGTGTCTCCTGTTTTGACCATCGAGTTCTGGGTGTCTTTTTCATGTACGTTTGATAGTTAACCGGTGAGTCCGGTTTAACTTGTACGTGATTTTCTCCTTCCTCCATACCAAACTCGTCTTGTGCGTCAAAACCTTGTGAATAATACTGGTTATCCCAAGATGCGTTTGTATTATTACTGCACCATTAACACAAAGTCCGTtagataaagaaaaacaaactaaaaagaaaacCTCTTTTGACATGAATATATAGTGTAGTAGTACCTTTCTTGGGTCGGCGGCACAACAGGAGCTCCCTTTGCTTCTTTTTTCTGTATGTTGAACGTCAAGGAAAAAGCTTAGGATCCAGGAGGATACGCCACACAGCTCAAAcgaaactataaataaataaaagagtgGGTTTCTTACCTCCAGCGATTCTCTATATGCAACAAGGCGAAGCATATCTCTAATAGGCAGATGTTTGATATCATCATCCGGAGTTTCAAGCAATTCCTTCTCCACTAAACCACCacgcaacaaaaaaaacatgaatatatatagtTGGTCAGATGCTAGATGATAATTTCAGTTGAAAAGAATCATTATGTTCAGCTCTACGTTACATGTGTTTTTCTGCCGACGACTCGAAtgcttcaacttcttcttcccAGGAGACTtatttgcttcttcttcattagTAGTGGCTTTCTTCTTTCGacctctcttcttttctccCTTTTTGTCAGTACGTGTTTCCGCTTCATTAAACTGCGTTTCTCCTTGTCCCATAACAGTATCGTTATTACTAGGTGAGACAACACGATGCTCTTGTTCCAGTACGTCAGGAGCctgatcaaatataaaaatcagaaccaaaaacatatagtatatCCAAACTTAACAACACAGTAAGAGAGAGCAAATATTCTTACCGATTCTTTATGAACTTGTGGAATAttatgttcttcttcttgatacTCCCCATAAAATGCAGTATTGGTGCATTCATCGTTTCTTGATTCCTCATTGACCATACACTCAGACTGATTAGCACCAGTTGTATCATCAACAGAGTAATGAGACCCAGGTTCTTCTTCAATCACAGTGTCAAGCAATCTAGGCTTCGGCTGAAACTTTCCACTATGTTGCTCCTCTACACACGTACAACATTACACCCCAATTACTAGATATATATTAAAGAGAATCAAATAGATGAATGACAAATAATCAGTGCTGAAAAGATTACCATAAGCACTGGTGATGCCTTCCTCCTGCACAATATCAAGAGTCTCCATGTTCCAATGGCATTCTACTTCTCCCTGTatcaaaacattaaaacccTGCAAaatcagttttatatttaaaagtaaagtAATTGAAACATCGGGTTAGAAAGAGAGCATCCACACATACTTCCGTTTGCATCCTTTGAGTTTGAGCATTAATAACTTCATCTGTTTCGCTAGTAACAAAATCTCCAAACGTTGCAGAATCTTGTCTTCTGGGATCATCAGGGAATGCAAGTTCTGCCTCTGTGCCCTCATCACATTTTTGTCCCTCTGAATTTAATTTAGAACAAGCATGAAGAACATATGCCACTCCTGTGGCAttctaaaagaaacaaaagaatgttATTATTGCTCAAATTCAAAGGATGCAAACAGAAGTATGGGTGGATGCTCTCTTTCTAAcatcttttacttttaaatataaaagtgtacTAATCGAAAAAACATGtcttaagagcatctccaatggtgcTATATTTTCCCactttttgcttcatttttcACTCCATTGGTCCTTCATTTCTTCAAGTTTTGAAGAATTGAACagtatttcttaaaatttgaaaaaatactgttcagttcttcattttttgaatatgaactcttttatttacaaactatccataacttttatttattgttacttttttacttaaacaaattaaaagcgCTAATGTCAtccaattaatttcaaattttacataattacttttatttaattGAATATTAATAACGAAGAATATGAAATTattgatttctaagaattttatgttcgttttagaagaatttataataaaataagttcattttttgttttaaaatacatttttaatcacttaagaaatatatgtatttagtgctttttataaaatcttttgtttatttatttatgttatgtgtaatagttgtattatataataattattaatttataataaatagtaattgGGTTGAATTAATGTTAAACCAAAACAGATGGGTAAAATTAGTATAATAGATCAATCTCTCCTGAGATGAGAGgtgagaatatatatatcatgagaGGAAACgaaccttcttcttctgctttccACCTCCGGATTTCGCCGGCTTTGACGATGGTGGCAGAACCTTGTCCTTCTTCGGCGCCTGTAATAAAAAATACGAAATAAATGTTAAGActagagaaagaagaaacataGATCTGCTTAAAGAGGGAGATACCATACGGAGACGGAGTAGCGAACGGCGAATTAGAGGGAAGGAGGAGGCTAAAGGTTGAGATCGAATTATGCTCTTATAATCTCTAGGGTTTCTGAGGTGCCAGTTATTTTAAAAGCCCATATGATGATGTTTTCGGTTTAACTGAGGCCCATATAAACTATAATGATCGATTTTGTCTCTATATTTCTATGCTATTATTAGCCAAGTGTCGTAAATAGAGACAAAGAGGGAATTAGTTGTTCTTATTCATAACATAACGTGcactttatatatagggaattacaagaTGTAtagaccgtcatagataaatgtaaatattacaaatgctaaaccaataaggaaaaggaaattcTAATCATataaggaaaatgaaatccaTGAGAAAAGGAAAAGTCTAAACTGCATTTGGTTATGGCATTCACTTAAACGGttcat is part of the Brassica oleracea var. oleracea cultivar TO1000 unplaced genomic scaffold, BOL UnpScaffold01097, whole genome shotgun sequence genome and harbors:
- the LOC106320862 gene encoding protein FAR1-RELATED SEQUENCE 5-like — protein: MESRHSSDQKTVSATQDEFSTQISGEISLLNQNLDDFLAEEDASFNDDDVSVSDFDEEAGIGNKDDYIQTEDADALEANNENQNKYELCSGMDFSYDESAYNAYRKYGGNHGFGVRRQRTSRKNKKLVRMVYVCSKEGLRQEPKVRKSYSRPTTRCGCKARMSCYLQSNGRYKIMTFEPNHNHDLVRTPMKHLMKSNRAISISQKQHADDADMSGISAKATIEMMSREVGGQANLGFIDKDMRNYIYRKRMAAMEKGDAGAVLEYFQKKKEDDSSFFYSMQLDEDDMITNIFWADDRSISDYNLFGDVVCFDTTYKTNEYDRPFAPFVGVNHHKQTIVFGAALLYDETTESFEWLFQTFLGAMSGKQPQTILTDQCAAMANAIGKVFPETKHRLCVWHNYQNAIKRLSCVFHGPNHFATDFGKCVYDHENEVEWLSAWSKMLEKHGLTDNKWLNDLFELREKWARIYGRQTFTADMMSTQRSENFGKCVYDHENEVEWLSAWSEMLEKHGLTENKWLKDLFELREKWARSGYNMLRFFKHYERVLDDRRFKELTADFSMMHTSPVLSAPVEMLQHALDVYTPEVFTLFQKEYIAIGDYVAKRFNKSEM
- the LOC106320861 gene encoding uncharacterized protein LOC106320861; this translates as MAGKVCMVMALIMIGCVLQACNGANVDESKPARVSRLVCFTSCSIACGKQNKPCYDKCLTKCGLPQRPSTPTSPSTTA
- the LOC106320864 gene encoding uncharacterized protein LOC106320864, coding for MGLKGPEPVARIRARERVTEIVQQEAEIAELPQSLLLPSNSPFATPSPYGAEEGQGSATIVKAGEIRRWKAEEEGVAYVLHACSKLNSEGQKCDEGTEAELAFPDDPRRQDSATFGDFVTSETDEVINAQTQRMQTEGEVECHWNMETLDIVQEEGITSAYEEQHSGKFQPKPRLLDTVIEEEPGSHYSVDDTTGANQSECMVNEESRNDECTNTAFYGEYQEEEHNIPQVHKESAPDVLEQEHRVVSPSNNDTVMGQGETQFNEAETRTDKKGEKKRGRKKKATTNEEEANKSPGKKKLKHSSRRQKNTLEKELLETPDDDIKHLPIRDMLRLVAYRESLEKKEAKGAPVVPPTQESNNTNASWDNQYYSQGFDAQDEFGMEEGENHVQVKPDSPVNYQTYMKKTPRTRWSKQETQVFYEGIQAFGINLSMVQQFLPKRRTLHQIKLKYKLEERKNPLKIDDALSTPCKDLTRYHIVLKKLQQEAAAAKEEEEPGEEAETTSDVPENEEQTKSDERAGDGVAGVKESDGEDVENGVRSDGGDQFDENEGDDDDFWNSYKSEM
- the LOC106320863 gene encoding CDPK-related kinase 4-like, coding for MVKFYDVYEDDDNVYVVMELCWIESWPEVVKYPEVDAKRILVQILSATAFFHLQGVVHRDLKPEIDDSMYYVAPEVLHRSYSTEADIANPNFEDLPWPSPTGKDFVKRLLNKDHRKRMTAAQALAHLWLRDGNPGLLLDFSVYKLVRYYIRASPFRRSALKALSKAIPDEELVFLKAQFMLLDPKDGGLSLNSFTTVSVFLI